Proteins encoded within one genomic window of Timaviella obliquedivisa GSE-PSE-MK23-08B:
- a CDS encoding DUF2281 domain-containing protein, with protein sequence MTPSTFIEQRLLEKIRNLPSDKMIEVEDFVDFLAQRHRDKALVRAASKLSEPILQTVWDNPDDAEYDNLGNFRKQI encoded by the coding sequence ATGACTCCATCAACTTTCATTGAACAACGGCTTCTAGAAAAAATCCGCAACCTGCCCTCCGATAAAATGATCGAGGTTGAGGACTTTGTAGATTTTCTAGCCCAACGTCACCGAGACAAAGCATTGGTCAGAGCAGCTTCAAAGCTATCAGAACCCATTTTGCAAACGGTTTGGGATAACCCCGATGATGCAGAGTATGACAATTTGGGAAACTTCAGAAAGCAGATTTAG
- a CDS encoding DUF4258 domain-containing protein, translated as MGGRSRINDPQLISGWRKKAIAESLVVGRSCHAFGLLYTAAEARAIAMFEKILKVIREKVRLKQYVMTLHAEEEMADDAFSIYDVESGVLTGEILECQKDRVARESKYRIQGEAPTGEPIEIIVKFSPTGKVVIITVYVP; from the coding sequence TTGGGAGGGCGATCGCGCATCAATGATCCACAGCTTATTTCAGGTTGGAGGAAGAAGGCGATCGCTGAGTCATTGGTGGTGGGGCGATCGTGCCATGCTTTCGGATTGTTATATACTGCGGCTGAAGCAAGGGCGATCGCAATGTTCGAGAAAATCTTGAAGGTGATCCGAGAAAAAGTCCGACTCAAGCAATATGTGATGACGCTTCACGCTGAGGAAGAAATGGCAGATGATGCTTTTAGCATCTACGACGTTGAAAGCGGAGTTTTAACAGGAGAAATTTTAGAGTGCCAGAAAGATCGGGTAGCGAGGGAATCAAAATATCGCATTCAGGGCGAAGCTCCTACAGGGGAGCCAATCGAAATTATTGTCAAGTTCAGCCCAACTGGAAAGGTCGTTATTATTACAGTGTATGTTCCATGA
- a CDS encoding type II toxin-antitoxin system MqsA family antitoxin, which yields MICDVCGQAHAKLRHISRAYGKDDDLLVIENIPMISCPDCGESYFTADTLHEIERIKTNRQSLAVEQTVEVASFTVLEEVG from the coding sequence ATGATTTGTGATGTTTGTGGTCAAGCCCATGCAAAGCTCCGTCACATTTCTAGAGCCTATGGGAAAGACGACGATTTACTGGTGATTGAAAACATTCCGATGATCAGTTGTCCTGATTGTGGGGAGAGTTACTTTACGGCTGATACGCTGCACGAAATTGAGCGGATTAAAACCAATCGGCAGAGCCTTGCTGTTGAGCAGACAGTTGAAGTGGCGAGTTTTACGGTGTTGGAAGAAGTCGGTTAG
- a CDS encoding tetratricopeptide repeat protein has protein sequence MERQPIEVFFSYSREDKPLRDKLEVHLSGLKRQGVISSWHDREIVAGSEWEEEIDRHMRTADVILLLISPAFVASRYCYEIELPDAMARHEAEEACVVPILLQEVVGWQKLPFAKLQVYPSGGTPLADWRPQRKAFENVVEGIEKAVKELLAKRQEQDRLKAEKLRQEQEERKRCEEQERLRAEQVRLKEKAQARQEERKRQEAQAKQGERERQEAQEREERRAQLEDELLETFESLKSSVLEFAFELESFYKRRPLFGFMTAAIGVFLVVSAFSSSPRTAESFFNRGLEKQNQKEGQAAIADFDEAIRLKPDYVDAYYSRGNIRYVLSDNKGAIADLDQAIKLKPDYADAYYIRGNAYYSLGDNTRAIADYDRAIKLKTDLANAFYGRGNARSALGDKSGAIADLQKAVDLYQKQGDSKEWRQNALNRLKELQP, from the coding sequence ATGGAGCGACAGCCAATTGAGGTCTTTTTCTCGTATTCCCGCGAGGATAAGCCTTTGCGGGACAAGTTAGAGGTTCACTTGAGTGGTCTGAAGCGGCAGGGCGTAATTAGTTCCTGGCATGACCGTGAGATCGTGGCGGGGTCTGAGTGGGAGGAGGAGATCGATCGCCACATGCGGACAGCAGATGTTATTTTGCTGCTAATTAGCCCAGCGTTTGTGGCTTCCAGGTATTGCTATGAGATTGAGTTACCGGATGCGATGGCACGACATGAGGCAGAGGAAGCATGTGTAGTGCCGATTCTTTTGCAAGAGGTAGTAGGTTGGCAGAAGTTACCATTTGCAAAATTGCAAGTATATCCCAGCGGAGGAACTCCACTTGCCGATTGGAGACCTCAGCGTAAAGCTTTTGAGAATGTGGTAGAGGGCATTGAGAAAGCTGTAAAGGAACTGCTAGCAAAACGGCAAGAACAAGATCGCCTAAAAGCTGAAAAACTTAGGCAAGAGCAGGAAGAACGGAAACGATGCGAAGAACAGGAAAGACTAAGGGCTGAACAAGTAAGACTAAAAGAAAAAGCACAGGCACGGCAGGAAGAAAGGAAAAGACAGGAGGCACAGGCAAAGCAGGGGGAGAGAGAAAGACAAGAGGCACAGGAAAGGGAAGAAAGACGTGCACAGCTAGAGGATGAACTTTTAGAAACATTCGAGTCATTGAAATCTTCCGTTTTAGAATTTGCTTTTGAGTTGGAATCCTTCTATAAGAGAAGACCATTATTCGGGTTTATGACTGCCGCGATTGGCGTTTTTTTGGTAGTCTCTGCTTTTAGTTCGTCGCCAAGAACTGCTGAAAGCTTCTTCAATAGGGGGCTAGAAAAGCAAAACCAAAAAGAGGGTCAAGCTGCGATCGCGGATTTTGACGAAGCTATCAGGCTCAAACCCGACTATGTAGATGCCTACTACAGTCGAGGGAATATCCGATATGTCCTAAGTGATAACAAAGGAGCGATCGCGGATCTTGACCAGGCTATCAAGCTCAAACCTGACTATGCAGATGCCTACTATATTCGAGGAAATGCCTACTACAGCCTAGGCGACAACACAAGAGCGATCGCTGACTACGACCGAGCCATCAAGCTCAAGACTGACTTGGCTAACGCCTTCTACGGTCGAGGGAATGCCCGTTCTGCCTTGGGCGATAAATCAGGCGCGATAGCTGACCTCCAAAAAGCTGTTGATCTCTACCAAAAACAGGGCGATAGCAAGGAATGGCGGCAGAACGCTTTGAACCGCCTCAAAGAACTTCAACCATAA